A single window of Drosophila suzukii chromosome 3, CBGP_Dsuzu_IsoJpt1.0, whole genome shotgun sequence DNA harbors:
- the LOC108007147 gene encoding uncharacterized protein — protein sequence MESERMLRPTVSYHLFLYRLELARRNARQLRLSRTKIEITDELISKTVRNLKTCSMDDLKAVNRELLFKRKLRSNVSKLKKEARHRQPREENRPKQD from the coding sequence ATGGAGAGCGAAAGGATGCTGAGGCCCACTGTGAGCTATCATCTGTTCCTGTACCGCCTCGAATTGGCCCGTCGAAATGCCCGGCAGCTGCGGCTTTCCCGCACCAAGATCGAGATCACCGACGAGCTCATCTCCAAAACGGTGCGCAACCTGAAGACGTGCAGCATGGACGACCTGAAGGCGGTCAACCGGGAGCTTCTGTTCAAGCGGAAACTGCGGAGCAACGTGTCCAAGCTAAAAAAGGAGGCCAGACATCGGCAGCCGCGCGAGGAGAACCGACCCAAACAGGATTAG